One genomic region from Zalophus californianus isolate mZalCal1 chromosome 2, mZalCal1.pri.v2, whole genome shotgun sequence encodes:
- the LOC113924933 gene encoding 60S ribosomal protein L18a-like, with product MKASGTLREYKVVGRCLPTPKCHTPPLYCMRIFAPNHIVAKSHFWYFVLAAEKDEEVFGEIVYCGQVFKKSPLQVKNFGIWLRYDSCNGTHNIYREYRDLTTVGAITQCYRDMGTRHRAWAHSIQIMKVEEIAASKSHRPVVKQFHDPKIKCLLPHQVLHLQHKPHFTTKRPNTFF from the coding sequence ATGAAGGCCTCGGGCACACTGCGAGAGTACAAGGTGGTGGGGCGCTGCCTACCCACCCCCAAATGTCACACTCCACCTCTGTATTGCATGCGAATCTTTGCACCTAATCACATCGTCGCCAAGTCCCACTTCTGGTACTTTGTGCTCGCAGCtgaaaaagatgaagaagttTTTGGGGAAATTGTCTACTGTGGACAAGTGTTCAAGAAATCCCCCTTGCAGGTGAAGAACTTTGGCATCTGGCTGCGCTATGACTCATGCAATGGCACCCACAACATATACCGGGAGTACCGGGACCTGACCACTGTGGGTGCCATTACCCAGTGCTACCGAGATATGGGCACCCGACACCGTGCCTGGGCCCACTCAATCCAGATCATGAAGGTGGAGGAGATTGCAGCCAGCAAGTCCCACCGACCAGTTGTCAAGCAGttccacgaccccaagatcaagtgtctCCTGCCCCACCAGGTCCTGCATCTCCAGCACAAGCCACACTTCACCACCAAGAGGCCCAACACCTTCTTTTAG